One Acidimicrobiales bacterium genomic window, TGGCATCAGACCCCACCGGATACCAGCAGGCTGACTTATGCCCTGAGGTGCCAATCGAAACCAGTGGCGGGTCCTCCTCGTGGCACTTCGGCTGCACATACGGGCAACGGAGACTGAACGCACAACCAGCTGGAAGGTGGGTGGCCACCGGTGGGCGGCCGGTGATCGCCGCCAACGGCGTATGGCTTGCCTGGCTTGTTCGCGGAATCGAACGCATGAGCGCTTCCGTGTACGGGTGTTGGGTCTTTTCGAAGATTTCGTCCGTCGAAGCCTGTTCCACGACCTTGCCTGCGTACATGACAAGGGTGTCGTCGGTTCGACCGGCAATGACCCCAAGGTCGTGAGTCACCATCACCATGGTCATGTTGCGCTGACGTTGCTCGCGGCTCAACAGGTTGAGGATCTGGTGCTGGACGGTTACGTCCAGGGCGGTGGTCGGCTCGTCGGCGAAGAGCAGCGACGGCTCGCAGGCCAGGGCGCTGGCGATGGAGACCCGCTGGCGCATGCCGCCACTGAGCTCGTGGGGCAACCGATCGATTCTGGATTCAGCTTCTGGAATCCGTACCTCGTTGAGAAGGTCGAGAGCGGTCTGCTTTGCTTCCCGGCGGTTGACGTTCTTGTGTTGCCTCAGGTGTTCGATGACCTGACGTCCGATCTTGACCATCGGGTTCAGCGAGGTCATGGGGTCCTGGAAGATCATGGCGATCTCTGTTCCCCACAGGCGTCGCATTTCCCGGCGGGACAGCGCGAGGAGGTCGCGGCCGTCGAAGAAGGCCGATCCGCTGGTCTTGACGTTGGAACCCAGGTTGAGGCACATGATCGACCGGGCGAGAACCGTCTTGCCTGAACCGCTCTCACCGACGATGCCCAGGGACCGCCCGCGCTTAAGGCTGAAACTGACCCCGCGCACGGCCTGCAATTCGCCGATCGGCAGGAAGAAGCTCGTATGGAGATCCTCGACGCGAAGGATCTCCGATCCCCCCATCGACTCAGACGATGTCGAGGTGTATGTGGGTTCTTCTGAGACGGCCATCAGAGCGATTCCATTTCAGATCGCAGCGGACCGGGTGGCCGCTTGTGTCCGAACCCAGTCGGCAAGATTGTTGAACGAATAGACCGTCATGAACAGCGTCACGGCAGGCCACACGGCGGGCCAGATGTTGATAAGGAGGTCCTGCCGGGCCTGGTTGATCATCCCTCCCCAGGAGGCTGTTGGGATCTCTACCCCGAGACCGAGGAAAGACAGCGTTGACTCGAGGATGATC contains:
- a CDS encoding ABC transporter ATP-binding protein produces the protein MAVSEEPTYTSTSSESMGGSEILRVEDLHTSFFLPIGELQAVRGVSFSLKRGRSLGIVGESGSGKTVLARSIMCLNLGSNVKTSGSAFFDGRDLLALSRREMRRLWGTEIAMIFQDPMTSLNPMVKIGRQVIEHLRQHKNVNRREAKQTALDLLNEVRIPEAESRIDRLPHELSGGMRQRVSIASALACEPSLLFADEPTTALDVTVQHQILNLLSREQRQRNMTMVMVTHDLGVIAGRTDDTLVMYAGKVVEQASTDEIFEKTQHPYTEALMRSIPRTSQASHTPLAAITGRPPVATHLPAGCAFSLRCPYVQPKCHEEDPPLVSIGTSGHKSACWYPVGSDANREAFERNLSDRLPQTLAVAESLGADQSPGIPADLPDGGIA